A part of Thermodesulforhabdaceae bacterium genomic DNA contains:
- the ribE gene encoding 6,7-dimethyl-8-ribityllumazine synthase: MMVLEGKLIAEGLRFAIVVSRFNDFIGERLLGGALDALVRSGAREQDIEIFKTPGAFEIPLVAKKLAQSGRYNAVICLGAVIRGATPHFEYVANEVSKGIATVSLETGVPVTFGVLTTDNLEQAIERAGSKAGNKGWDAAIAAIEMANLLRQIEGTA; encoded by the coding sequence ATGATGGTCTTAGAAGGCAAACTAATTGCTGAAGGATTACGTTTTGCTATAGTGGTAAGCCGCTTCAATGATTTTATAGGCGAGCGGTTGCTTGGCGGAGCTCTCGATGCTCTAGTAAGAAGTGGAGCCAGAGAACAGGATATAGAAATATTCAAAACGCCGGGAGCTTTTGAAATTCCTCTGGTTGCAAAAAAACTTGCTCAGTCAGGACGTTATAACGCTGTGATCTGCTTGGGAGCGGTTATTCGAGGAGCAACTCCACATTTCGAATATGTGGCAAATGAAGTTTCCAAAGGCATTGCTACGGTTAGCCTGGAGACAGGGGTGCCCGTCACGTTCGGTGTTCTAACAACCGACAATCTTGAACAGGCCATAGAGAGAGCTGGATCCAAAGCTGGTAATAAAGGGTGGGATGCAGCAATTGCCGCAATTGAGATGGCAAATCTATTGAGGCAAATTGAAGGGACTGCTTAA
- the nusB gene encoding transcription antitermination factor NusB, which produces MPSKNRLVFKGRRGARAVALKILYAIDVINIAPDKAIALFYESFGGWQDSSHQHDSDLNIQPGSWDRAFMEFLVRGVFKHRKELDKIIEKFSENWKVYRMSIVDRNIMRMAVFEMLYCNEIPPKVSINEAIELGKVFGDKDSSAFINGILDRVYQSAELADKAKIHCDMHLQ; this is translated from the coding sequence ATGCCTTCTAAAAATCGCTTGGTATTCAAAGGCCGGCGAGGAGCTAGAGCTGTAGCATTGAAAATCCTTTATGCAATTGACGTTATAAATATTGCGCCGGATAAGGCCATAGCCTTGTTTTACGAAAGTTTCGGTGGATGGCAAGATTCATCTCACCAGCATGATTCAGACTTAAATATTCAACCCGGAAGTTGGGACAGAGCCTTCATGGAATTTCTGGTAAGGGGTGTCTTTAAACACCGTAAAGAGTTAGATAAGATCATAGAAAAATTCTCGGAAAACTGGAAAGTGTATAGAATGTCAATTGTCGATAGAAACATTATGCGTATGGCGGTTTTTGAGATGCTATACTGCAACGAAATTCCTCCTAAAGTTTCCATTAACGAAGCAATTGAGCTAGGAAAAGTTTTCGGAGACAAAGATTCTTCTGCTTTTATAAACGGGATTCTAGATCGAGTTTACCAGTCAGCAGAGTTGGCTGACAAAGCAAAAATTCATTGTGATATGCATTTGCAGTAA